Part of the Bacillus sp. THAF10 genome is shown below.
TTAACAGCAACAACGACTGGTTTGTTTGAACGATATAAAATCTTCGCTACTTGTTCGTCAGCAGTAGTCAATCCTTCTCTACCATTTGTCATAAAGATAATTACATCTGCTTCATCAATGGCTATTTCTGCTTGTTCACGGATTTGTGTCATAAAAGGCGCATCGCTAATTTCGATTCCACCAGTATCAATAAGGTTAAAATATTGGTTTAACCATTCGCCAGAGCTATATATTCTATCTCTCGTCACACCAGGTATATCTTCTACAATAGAAATTCTTTCTCCTACAATTCTGTTAAAAATCGTGGATTTCCCCACATTTGGTCTTCCTACTATCGCTACGGTTGGTTTTGGCATAACAACCACCCTCCCAATCTATTCTGTTGATGTATGTAATGTTATTTTCTTAGTTTATACAAAAATGCCGATAAAATAAATAATTTCCCTTGTCTCATTAAAAGAACCCTCCTGTATTAGGAAGGTCTAACTTGACTATCTTAACACTATTCAACAAAAGAAGGAAGCATTTTTAATGCTTCACGATAATATACATCTCCTCCCCTAGTCCATGAGCAATGCCATCAAGAATGGCCTCAAGATTTGCAGAGATGAACTCCATCTCTTCTTTTGACTCACATAAAAACACAGGAGCTCCCCCACCAATTTTCGAGGCATTTGTCGTTATAACAGCTAGTATGTATTTTTGAAGCTCTACACTACTCATGCTTATTCACCTTTTCTTTCAGGTGCTTTGTGGGCATTCTTATCGCATTTTCAAGCGTTGGTACACGTTCTAAAATCGCTATCCCAACGTCTAGGTCCTGCTCTTGAGGAAGTAGAAATACCCCCACTCTACCGTCATCTAAATCTCTTTTTGCTAGTGGAACGAGTGCAGGTGTTCCTGAATCTCGATACACACCAAGTGCTGTCGACATATCATGTAATATCGCCTGTCTTTGCCCTAGATTAGCAATCGTACTTCTTGCATTGAAATTTTTTGGCGTTAAAATAAATCCCATTCCGTACCTTAATACTTCTTTTTGCCTTTGGGGGAGACCTATATTCATAATGTAAATGTTATCAACATAAAGCCCAGCCCCCTCAAAATGAGGCTTTACATATTCTATATCGACAATGTCCTTCAAATTGCCTCCTGTCATTAATTTATGGGAAGTCAAGGCTGCCAGAAGTCCCACAACTATTCCAACCCATAAATTAGCCGCTAAATAGGCTAACGTTGACAAAAATGCCGTAATCATGACCAAGTAATTTCTACCTTCAAAAGCGATGGCAATTCCTTCAATATAGGTGCTTCCTCTAGGGACTAATTCATAGGAATCCAGTTCTGTAAGCGTATTTCGTTCCATGTTTCTGACATCACGAAATTGTGAAGCAGCCAATGCTAAAAAGGTTATTGCTGCAAACTCTTGTTCCATAATCGCAGGAACAGCAATGGTACCTAGTCCAGAAGCAATAAATGCAAGCGATAAATGAATGATTTTCCCGTGAAGGTATGTGGGATACTGACGATAATCCGTTACCAGCATATATAATCTTGTTATTAGTCCAACGATTACACCAAAAATGATGGGGTACGTATATTCGTTCATCCTTGTTTCTCCTTCACACGTTTTTGTATGACAGCATCCAAGTAAACTGTAATCGTTTCGAACAATACCCACGTGGACATGCCTGCCAATGAAAGGGTGAGAACTGCTAGAAAATCAAATTCGCCCATAACAGAATACGCAAAAACATTCTTCCATAATAAACATTTAAAGATCTCTCCTTGCGTAATGCCAGCAAGCATAAATACAAATCTCTCCATCCTACCTTTAAACAACATTAGCGCTAAATATAATAGGATAAAAGAAAGCAACCATGTTCGATTAAACAAAATCCAAACAGGGTCAAAAATCTCAAAAATGCAAAAACAAACATATGCTAAAGATAATGTTGTAATGGACAGGTAAAGTAGTATGTACTTTTGCTTCATCGTTTTTATTAATAAAATGAAGGAAGTTGCCAGTATAACCAAAAAAGCAACATTTGTAGTAAAACCAAAAATGTCTACATACGTAGTAGAGCTTGCAATAAGTAATAACAAAACAACAGATAGAAACGTTCTGATGGTTGATTTTTGGAAAAAGAATGTACTTATAATCCAAACAACCCAGCATAAAAAATAGAAATATAAACCCGCAGATTCCATATGCAGTTCCCCTCCTCTCACCATCTCATTATGCCTAATAATCCCGAAAGCTAATCATGATCAAGTGTATGTTTTTGATCGGAAGGCAAATAATAAATGTCAGTTGAAATAGAAAGAGGTGAATGGTCACATGGGAAAAGATCGTCAAGAAAAAAAGCTAAAGGAACAAAGAAGAACGGAATCTGATCGTGATCAATCTTTAAAATATCCAGGAGCAACTGCAATGGAAGGGCCTGAAGAAGCAAGAAAGCGCAATGAATAGGAAAAACGCCTGTTCGCCAAAGAGACGTACAGGCGTTTTATTTTGAGAAAATATTATATTTTGCGATTGCCATAGGCCTTACAATCGATACCTCGTTGTGTGAGCCAATGATATGTTTCTCCAAAAACTACAAGTGGCGCATTCTGTAATTCTTTTATGGTTAATGCACCAACAGCTGTCATAATAACCGTTAATTCATCATGAGTTTTTTTCATTAATTCAACAAGTGCATTGGGACCATCTTCCATGTAGCACTTTAGAAAATACCCTGCCATCCCAACTGCCGATGACCCTAATGCAATAGATTTTGCAATGTCCATCGAGCTTTGAATTCCACCTGAGCCTATGATTGAGATATTCTCCACAGAATTCTTCACTTCGGCAATACTTGCAGCAGTCGAAATTCCCCACTCATCAAAAAACTGCAGCTTTTCAAAGCGTCTTTCATTTTCGATTTTGGAAAAATTCGTTCCACCAAATCCACTTACATCTATCACTTGCACACCAGCATTCTTTAGCTTTTCCGCAGCTTCTTTGCTAATCCCAAAACCTGTTTCCTTTACAATTACAGGCACAGGCAAGGCTGTTGTGATGGCCTCTATTCTTCGTAGCGCTCCAGAAAAATCCCTGTCACCTTCAGGCATCACAAGCTCTTGAATCACATTTAGGTGAATCTGTAGGGCATTAGCCTCAATCATGTCAACTGCTCTCATCGCTTGCTCAACCGTTGCTTCACTTCCTAGATTAGCAAATATAATGCCATTTGGATTTACTTTACGGACTACTTTATAGGTTGATGCTTCGCTTTCGTCCTTAATAGCAGACATTTGAGATCCTACTGCCAACCCAACATCACAAATTTTTGCGACCTCTGCAAGCCCTTTATTAATTTCGTACGTCTTCTGCCCGCCTCCGCCTGTCATGGCGTTGATAAAAATAGGCGAACTCATGGAAAGTTCGCCTACTTTTGTATTTAGCTGTATTGCTGCAACAGAACTATCAGGCAGGCTTTGATGTACAAACTTAACATCATCAAAACCAGTCTGCCGAAGCTGACCAGTTGATAATGCATGCTGGATATGATCCATTTTCCTTTTGGCTCTGCTCACCTTATCATCACCTGATTATTGTTAATTATTTTTTTAGCTTGCTTAATTTATCGCCAATCATCTCACCAAGCTGAAAACCACCGGAATCATCCTGTTGATTGTATTGACTGTAGTCTTCTTCTTCAGGTTCTTCTAATTCACGGATACTTAAAGAGATCCGTTGTTCCGCTTCGTTCACATCAAGTACCTTTACCTTTACAGTGTCCCCTTCGGATAATACCTCGTGAGGAGTACCAATGTGTTTATTTGATATTTGAGATATATGAACAAGTCCTTCTACGCCAGGCAACACTTCAACAAAGGCACCAAAGGAAACAAGTCGTTTCACTACACCTTCTGTAACACTGCCTGTAGAAAGCTTTTCAGATACTTGAGACCATGGTCCAGGTAAAGTTTCTTTAATGGACAAGGAGATTCTCTCATTATCGCGATCCACGCTAAGCACCTTTACATTTACCTTTTGACCTTCTGTAACTACCTCCGAAGGCTTGCCAACATGCTCATAGGACAATTGAGAAATATGGACTAATCCGTCAACGCCACCGATATCAACAAATGCACCGAAATCTGTGATACGTTGAACTGTTCCCTCTAAAACCTGACCTGTTTGTATAGTTTCTAGCAATTGTTGTTTTTTATTCTGCATTTCTTCTTCCACCACAGCACGGTGCGAAAGAATGACACGATTCTTTTCTTTTTCTAATTCTACTACTTTAAAGGTTAGAGTTTTGCCTTTATAATCTGAAAAATCATCTACAAAATAGTTTTCAACAAGAGAGGCTGGTACAAATCCTCGAACTCCTAGATCTACCACAAGTCCGCCTTTTACAACATCCTTAATTTCTGCCTCGAAAACTTCTTTTGTTTCAAATTTCTTTTGCAAATCTTCCCATGCTAAGTCAGCATCTACCGCTTTTTTAGAAAGTACTAAAAGCTCTTCTTCCACCTTTGTTACTTTCAATTGCAGTTCCTGACCTTCGCTAACCACATCTGTTGCTTTCTCCACGTGGAGACTAGACAGTTCACTAATTGGAATGATTCCGTCCAATTTACTGCCTTCAATTGATACTAATACTTGCTTTTCTTCGACTTTGGTAACCGTACCAGTCACCTTGTCGCCAACTTCGAGATTATTAATTTCTACTTGATTCATGTCTTCTGCCATCATTATTACCTCCTCTGTACAAACCAGCTAATCCATTATTTATGTAAGTAAAGGCAAATTAAATGCCAAAACATACGTACTTAACATGAGTTGATTTTGTTTTGTGTAATAATTAATAAACTAATGTACATTAATTTATTTGATTGAACAGACAGATCAATTAGAACTGTCGATTGAAACAAATTACTACAAAATTTTAGTTTCCTTCTACTAACTTCTAATAAATACTACATTTTGTCAAGTCAAAACTCTTAAACTATTTGTTTTTTTCAATCAATTCTCTAATAGCGTTCATCACTATAAT
Proteins encoded:
- a CDS encoding YIEGIA family protein; the encoded protein is MNEYTYPIIFGVIVGLITRLYMLVTDYRQYPTYLHGKIIHLSLAFIASGLGTIAVPAIMEQEFAAITFLALAASQFRDVRNMERNTLTELDSYELVPRGSTYIEGIAIAFEGRNYLVMITAFLSTLAYLAANLWVGIVVGLLAALTSHKLMTGGNLKDIVDIEYVKPHFEGAGLYVDNIYIMNIGLPQRQKEVLRYGMGFILTPKNFNARSTIANLGQRQAILHDMSTALGVYRDSGTPALVPLAKRDLDDGRVGVFLLPQEQDLDVGIAILERVPTLENAIRMPTKHLKEKVNKHE
- a CDS encoding YpzI family protein, whose protein sequence is MGKDRQEKKLKEQRRTESDRDQSLKYPGATAMEGPEEARKRNE
- the fni gene encoding type 2 isopentenyl-diphosphate Delta-isomerase codes for the protein MSRAKRKMDHIQHALSTGQLRQTGFDDVKFVHQSLPDSSVAAIQLNTKVGELSMSSPIFINAMTGGGGQKTYEINKGLAEVAKICDVGLAVGSQMSAIKDESEASTYKVVRKVNPNGIIFANLGSEATVEQAMRAVDMIEANALQIHLNVIQELVMPEGDRDFSGALRRIEAITTALPVPVIVKETGFGISKEAAEKLKNAGVQVIDVSGFGGTNFSKIENERRFEKLQFFDEWGISTAASIAEVKNSVENISIIGSGGIQSSMDIAKSIALGSSAVGMAGYFLKCYMEDGPNALVELMKKTHDELTVIMTAVGALTIKELQNAPLVVFGETYHWLTQRGIDCKAYGNRKI
- the rpsA gene encoding 30S ribosomal protein S1 codes for the protein MAEDMNQVEINNLEVGDKVTGTVTKVEEKQVLVSIEGSKLDGIIPISELSSLHVEKATDVVSEGQELQLKVTKVEEELLVLSKKAVDADLAWEDLQKKFETKEVFEAEIKDVVKGGLVVDLGVRGFVPASLVENYFVDDFSDYKGKTLTFKVVELEKEKNRVILSHRAVVEEEMQNKKQQLLETIQTGQVLEGTVQRITDFGAFVDIGGVDGLVHISQLSYEHVGKPSEVVTEGQKVNVKVLSVDRDNERISLSIKETLPGPWSQVSEKLSTGSVTEGVVKRLVSFGAFVEVLPGVEGLVHISQISNKHIGTPHEVLSEGDTVKVKVLDVNEAEQRISLSIRELEEPEEEDYSQYNQQDDSGGFQLGEMIGDKLSKLKK